The following proteins come from a genomic window of Streptococcus pneumoniae:
- a CDS encoding dihydroorotate dehydrogenase: MVLFSAQEQLYYKEKIMTTNRLQVSLPGLDLKNPIIPASGCFGFGQEYAKYYDLNLLGSIMIKATTLEPRFGNPTPRVAETPAGMLNAIGLQNPGLEVVLAEKLPWLEREYPNLPIIANVAGFSKQEYAAVSHGISKATNVKAIELNISCPNVDHCNHGLLIGQDPDLAYDVVKAAVEASEVPVYVKLTPSVTDIVTVAKAAEDAGASGLTMINTLVGMRFDLKTRKPILANGTGGMSGPAVFPVALKLIRQVAQTTDLPIIGMGGVDSAEAALEMYLAGASAIGVGTANFTNPYACPDIIENLPKVMDKYGISSLEELRQEVKESLR; encoded by the coding sequence ATGGTCCTGTTTTCCGCACAGGAACAGTTGTATTATAAGGAGAAAATTATGACTACAAATCGATTACAAGTGTCTCTACCTGGTTTGGATTTGAAAAATCCGATTATTCCAGCATCAGGTTGTTTTGGCTTTGGACAAGAGTATGCCAAGTACTATGATTTAAACCTTTTAGGTTCTATTATGATCAAGGCGACAACCCTTGAACCACGTTTTGGGAACCCAACTCCAAGAGTAGCAGAGACGCCTGCTGGTATGCTCAATGCAATTGGCTTGCAAAATCCTGGTTTAGAGGTTGTTTTGGCTGAAAAGCTACCTTGGCTGGAAAGAGAATATCCAAATCTTCCTATTATTGCCAATGTAGCTGGTTTTTCAAAACAAGAGTATGCAGCTGTTTCTCATGGGATTTCCAAGGCAACTAATGTAAAAGCTATCGAGCTCAATATTTCTTGTCCCAATGTTGACCACTGTAATCATGGACTTTTGATTGGTCAAGATCCAGATTTGGCTTATGATGTGGTGAAAGCAGCTGTGGAAGCCTCAGAAGTGCCAGTTTATGTCAAATTAACCCCGAGTGTGACCGATATCGTTACTGTCGCAAAAGCTGCAGAAGATGCGGGAGCAAGTGGCTTGACCATGATCAATACTCTGGTTGGAATGCGCTTTGACCTCAAAACCAGAAAACCAATCTTGGCCAATGGAACAGGTGGAATGTCAGGTCCAGCAGTCTTTCCAGTAGCCCTCAAACTCATCCGCCAAGTAGCCCAAACAACAGACCTGCCTATCATTGGAATGGGGGGAGTGGATTCGGCTGAAGCTGCCCTAGAAATGTATCTGGCTGGGGCATCTGCTATCGGAGTTGGAACAGCTAACTTTACCAATCCTTATGCCTGCCCTGACATCATCGAAAATTTACCAAAAGTCATGGATAAATACGGTATTAGCAGTCTGGAAGAACTCCGTCAGGAAGTAAAAGAGTCTCTGAGGTAA
- a CDS encoding dihydroorotate dehydrogenase electron transfer subunit: protein MNPTCKKRLGVIRLETMKVVAQEEIAPAIFELVLEGEMVEAMRAGQFLHLRVPDDAHLLRRPISISSIDKANKQCHLIYRIEGAGTAIFSTLSQGDTLDVMGPQGNGFDLSDLDEQNQVLLVGGGIGVPPLLEVAKELHERGVKVVTVLGFANKDAVILKTELAQYGQVFVTTDDGSYGIKGNVSVVINDLDSQFDAVYSCGAPGMMKYINQTFDDHPRAYLSLESRMACGMGACYACVLKVPESETVNQRVCEDGPVFRTGTVVL, encoded by the coding sequence ATGAATCCCACATGTAAGAAGCGTTTGGGTGTCATTCGGTTGGAAACCATGAAGGTGGTTGCACAAGAGGAAATCGCGCCAGCAATCTTTGAATTAGTCCTAGAAGGAGAAATGGTTGAAGCCATGCGAGCAGGCCAATTTCTTCATCTGCGTGTACCAGACGATGCCCATCTTTTACGTCGTCCTATTTCAATTTCGTCTATTGACAAGGCAAACAAGCAGTGTCACCTCATTTATCGGATTGAGGGAGCTGGGACTGCAATTTTTTCAACCTTAAGTCAGGGAGACACTCTTGATGTGATGGGGCCTCAGGGAAATGGTTTTGACTTGTCTGACCTTGATGAGCAGAATCAGGTTCTCCTTGTTGGTGGTGGGATTGGTGTTCCACCCTTGCTTGAGGTGGCCAAGGAATTGCATGAACGTGGAGTGAAAGTAGTGACAGTCCTCGGTTTTGCTAATAAGGATGCTGTTATTTTGAAAACGGAATTGGCTCAGTATGGTCAGGTCTTTGTAACGACAGATGATGGTTCTTATGGCATCAAGGGAAATGTTTCCGTTGTTATCAATGATTTAGATAGTCAGTTTGATGCTGTTTACTCGTGTGGGGCTCCAGGAATGATGAAGTATATCAATCAAACCTTTGATGATCACCCAAGAGCCTATTTATCTCTGGAATCTCGTATGGCTTGTGGGATGGGAGCTTGCTATGCCTGTGTTCTAAAAGTACCAGAAAGCGAGACGGTCAACCAACGCGTCTGTGAAGATGGTCCTGTTTTCCGCACAGGAACAGTTGTATTATAA
- the gloA gene encoding lactoylglutathione lyase translates to MASKMLHTCLRVENLEKSIAFYQDAFGFKELRRRDFPDHAFTIVYLGLEGDDYELELTYNYDHGPYVVGDGFAHIALSTPDLEALHQEHSAKGYEVTEPNGLPGTTPNYYFVKDPDGYKVEVIREK, encoded by the coding sequence ATGGCTTCAAAAATGCTACACACTTGCTTACGAGTAGAAAATCTTGAAAAATCAATCGCATTTTATCAAGATGCTTTTGGTTTTAAAGAATTGCGTCGCAGAGATTTTCCAGACCATGCCTTCACGATTGTCTATCTAGGTCTTGAGGGTGATGACTATGAGTTGGAGTTGACTTATAACTACGATCACGGTCCGTATGTGGTTGGTGATGGGTTTGCCCATATCGCCCTCAGTACACCTGATCTTGAGGCACTTCATCAAGAACACAGTGCAAAAGGCTATGAAGTGACTGAGCCAAATGGTCTACCAGGAACTACACCAAACTATTACTTTGTCAAAGACCCTGATGGATATAAGGTCGAAGTCATTCGTGAAAAATAA
- the rplT gene encoding 50S ribosomal protein L20, producing the protein MARVKGGVVSRKRRKRILKLAKGYYGAKHILFRTAKEQVMNSYYYAYRDRRQKKRDFRKLWITRINAAARMNGLSYSQLMHGLKLAEIEVNRKMLADLAVNDAVAFTALADAAKAKLGK; encoded by the coding sequence ATGGCACGTGTTAAAGGTGGCGTTGTATCACGCAAACGTCGTAAACGTATTCTTAAATTAGCAAAAGGTTACTATGGAGCTAAACACATCTTGTTCCGTACTGCAAAAGAACAAGTAATGAACTCTTACTACTATGCATACCGTGACCGTCGTCAGAAAAAACGTGACTTCCGCAAATTGTGGATCACTCGTATCAATGCGGCAGCTCGTATGAACGGACTTTCATACTCACAATTGATGCATGGTTTGAAATTGGCTGAGATCGAAGTTAACCGTAAAATGCTTGCTGACTTGGCTGTTAACGATGCAGTAGCTTTCACAGCTCTTGCAGATGCAGCTAAAGCAAAACTTGGTAAATAA
- the rpmI gene encoding 50S ribosomal protein L35: MPKQKTHRASAKRFKRTGSGGLKRFRAYTSHRFHGKTKKQRRHLRKASMVHSGDYKRIKAMLTRLK, translated from the coding sequence ATGCCAAAACAAAAAACACACCGCGCATCAGCTAAACGTTTCAAACGTACAGGTTCTGGTGGACTTAAACGTTTCCGTGCTTACACTTCTCACCGTTTCCACGGAAAAACTAAGAAACAACGTCGTCATCTTCGTAAAGCATCTATGGTGCATTCAGGAGATTACAAACGTATCAAAGCAATGCTTACTCGCTTGAAATAA